DNA from Ignisphaera sp.:
GCAACAGCTATGTATATTGGGATGAAGTCGTATCTTCTCCCAAGCCTTTTCAAAACTATTGTTGCCAATGCCATTAGGGTTACTGAGGATAGTGTTACCAGTATTAAGAGCTGCTCATAGGAGATCATAGTATATGCACCAAAATAGCCAGGATCATAACAACTAAAACAAAGATTAGTAGATAGAGTAAGAAGTTAGAGGGCTTGCCTGTATGGAGAGAGGAGGCCAATACAGCAAAATTCTTGTAGAAAACTTTTCCCAACGCCATATAGGCCTTGTCCAAATAGAGTGAAGACTCTATGAAATCTCTGAGCTTCCCCCAAGGACTCTCAGCTATTAGGGTAGTTGGAGCCTTATATAAATATAGAATTGGTGTCAGCATTCCTATCAACGTTGAAATTAAAAGAATTGCATTGATGCTATATATATCACTTGCAGCAACACAAATGCTACAGATATTGGCTATTGGCAGAGGCAGCGACAAAACAATTACTAATAAAGTAGCTATCGGTATTGTCATACACCAGTCAATTCTATGCTCAAAAGCCTTTTCCGGTTTGCCGTAAAAGAATGTTATTATTGCTGCTCTCATAATAAATAAAGCCAGCATGAAAGATGCAATCGAGGAAACAGCTAACGCAACTGTATGTGAAGCCATGCCTGCCAAACCCTCTAATATATGCTCTTTGACAAAGCCTGCGAAAAGAGGTGGTATGCCTGCAGCGCTTAACGTGCCAATAACAAATGTTATTGCCTCAAATTTGAAGTTCTGGTGGTATAATCCGTGAACTATTCTCATATCTCTTGAATGCGCTGAATGCTCAACCACACCAGCTGTATAGAATAGCATTGCCTTGAAGGTTGCATGACTAATGAAATACAGAACTGCTAGCGCATAGTTCTTTTGGATTATGGCTAGAAACATTATCGATATGCTTGAAACTGTGCTGTAAGCCAAAACCCTTTTGATATCGTATGCTACTAGCCCTGCTAAAGAGGCTAAAAACAATGTTGCTAGCAAAGCTATGAAGAGAAGGTTTGTAGCTATTGTATCAGCTGTTATAGCGTTGGAGAAGCGCAGAACCAGATAAACCCCTGCCTTAACTAATGTTGCTGCATGCAGAAGTGCGCTTACGGGGGTTGGACCCTCCATGGCGTCTGGCAACCATGTATGTAAGGGGAATTGAGCTGATTTTCCTATAGCAGACAAAACTATGGCTATAGATACAAATGATGGTATAATGCTTGACTCTAACTGT
Protein-coding regions in this window:
- a CDS encoding proton-conducting transporter membrane subunit → MVGELILSLTLFTNFIGVALILLFGVSKRKLVELISIASTLISFLASVLLQIVVNNNTILTIVGVPFRVDAISKIFALIVNLIGFLSTLYSIGYMHSERDYVRYYSLFILFIGSMTNLVLTDNILYLFMHWELIGLCSALLIAYWWWKEEARIAGVKAFVMTRVSDIGLAIAVACALMQGITSISQLESSIIPSFVSIAIVLSAIGKSAQFPLHTWLPDAMEGPTPVSALLHAATLVKAGVYLVLRFSNAITADTIATNLLFIALLATLFLASLAGLVAYDIKRVLAYSTVSSISIMFLAIIQKNYALAVLYFISHATFKAMLFYTAGVVEHSAHSRDMRIVHGLYHQNFKFEAITFVIGTLSAAGIPPLFAGFVKEHILEGLAGMASHTVALAVSSIASFMLALFIMRAAIITFFYGKPEKAFEHRIDWCMTIPIATLLVIVLSLPLPIANICSICVAASDIYSINAILLISTLIGMLTPILYLYKAPTTLIAESPWGKLRDFIESSLYLDKAYMALGKVFYKNFAVLASSLHTGKPSNFLLYLLIFVLVVMILAILVHIL